From Pseudomonas arsenicoxydans:
TCACCCTGGCAGACCTGCTGACCTACCTGGACAAGAAAGAGGAAGACGAAGAAGGCTTCGTGCGTTGCCCGGACGAAGTCATGGCGCATTTCCTCGACGGCCTGGTGATCTTCAAGCGCGGCAAGGACGAGAGCCGTCCACCGCAGCCGATTGAAGTGCCGGTGACCAACAACATCATCCTGAAAAAACTGCGCGTGGCCTTCGAACTCAAAGAAGACGATATGCACGCCATCCTCAAGGCGTCCGAGTTTCCGGTGTCCAAGCCCGAGCTGAGTGCGCTGTTCCGCAAGGTCGGCCACAGCAATTACCGGGCGTGCGGCGACCAGTTGCTGCGCAACTTCCTCAAGGGGCTCACTCTTCGAGTGAGAGCGTAAAGGCAGCTGCAAGCTGCAAGCGGATCGTGTCTGCTTGCAGCTTGCAGCTTGAAACGTGCAGCTGGGCCGAATGGCCCCCCATTCCTCGCAAAAATAGTGGCTCCGCTTCCAGCGGCTGACGACTAGGGTGTAATGACCCTCAGCTCTCAGGATTCGCCATGCACCCGTACTTTTCCCTGCAAGGCCGCACCGCTCTGGTGACCGGCGGCACCCGCGGTATCGGCAAGATGATCGCCAAGGCCTACGTCGAGGCTGGCGCCAGCGTTTATGTATGTGCCCGTGATGCCGACGCCTGCCGGCAAACCGCCGATGAATTGAGCGCCTTTGGGGTTTGTCATGCGGTGGCTGCCAATCTGGCTCATGAGGAAGGCGTCCAGCAATTGG
This genomic window contains:
- a CDS encoding YehS family protein, with protein sequence MIHNDVLRSVRYMLDISDKKVIEIIKLGGMDVTLADLLTYLDKKEEDEEGFVRCPDEVMAHFLDGLVIFKRGKDESRPPQPIEVPVTNNIILKKLRVAFELKEDDMHAILKASEFPVSKPELSALFRKVGHSNYRACGDQLLRNFLKGLTLRVRA